In Corvus cornix cornix isolate S_Up_H32 chromosome 9, ASM73873v5, whole genome shotgun sequence, the genomic stretch TTTCAGCACGGATTTGAACAGGTAAAGTTTCCAATGCAGTTACTCACTGATAGGCACTGGAGCTCAGGTGAATTTTGCTCGGGACACCGTGGCTCTCCATGCGGGAAGCAATATTCACTGTGTCTCCAAACAAGCAGTAACGAGGCATCTTTTCTCCAACAACCCCAGCCAAGACAGGACCTGTATGGATCCCAACTCGAATCTTTACAAAGACATAAAACACCCCCCAAAAATGTCACTTGTTATTTAACATCTTTCTTAATGCTATCCAGTTCATCTCAACACAACACTGGACACCAGTATGATATCAAATATCCACAGGGAGACACTCTTCATGAAAAATATGCCCATGTGGGCCTTGCCCAAAGCCACAGAGGAGTCAGAAGCAGCTGTTTGAGGTGCTGCTGCAATACATTAACCAGAAGCTCAGCACGAGAAGCAGACAGACACAGATGCACCTTTGTGTTAACTTACTTGGATAGGATTTCCAGAAACTGGGTTCTGCACTCCTTTGGCTGCCATTATCATGCCCAGGGCAAAATTAGCAACTCGCTCAGCATGAGTGGGTACAGGCACAGGGACCCCACCTACGACCATGTAGGCATCTCCAATCGTCTCCACCTTTAATTGAGAGGGACAAGCACATGAGCATGCCAGGTATATCTCACTCAGGTTAGTGTTTTGCTGTTCAGGGCTCTTCTTATCTGCACCAGCTGCCCCTTTCTCTTAAAAGATGTTTCCAGTCACTGAAAAGCTCTAGCACACGTGAGTTTCCTTGAGATGGAGATCCTTTCCTTCACTCCACACTAAAAATTTCAACACattctgtccctgctcactTGACCCACTTTAGATATCAGTGTGAGAGACGCTAAGGAGAAAGGGCTGCTGTGCAAATGTCAGACTGTTTGCCTTCCTCTTACGCAGGGCAGACCCACATGCAGAGAGCTAACCCGAGGCACAGCCTCCTGAGCCAGGAGGTTACATGATAGATGAGTGATATTAATTAGCTCTAATTCACAATTGGTGCTAAAAGCGTATTTCTTATTTaggagagatttattttttaaaaagtcataatAAAGCAAGGGAGCCTATTCACGGCTGATTATGATTAAGGGGTTCACATGAAATTAAGGAACCTCCAATCTCCAGGATGTCACAGAACACAGTGTGAGCTAAGCAATTTGGGAGCATCCTTCCCTACAACCAGCTGTTTTGCCAcaacagctgcagcctgtgacACATATGCTGAAGGGTTTGTCCTCCTTCAGGCATCCAGTCTCCTTGAAATACATGCAAAAGTAAGAGAAATACTTTGGATTTTGTTCCTGTATCAGAAATTTTGCTGGAAATAGAACAGACCTGTATGAAACAGGGAATTCTTTAATGTTTAAAACCCACTGTAAAAGCCTGTTACATggtaatgaaattttttttactgctctTACAAGACTTCACTGGCCATTTATCATCAGTAAACAAGAGAGCTTTTAGATTAGATTGATTGGctttcttaaaaattaacacCAATAGGACAGTGGAAACATAATGTAATATTTGGGTTTGTGCATTAACATAATGACTTAAAACTGTTCAGCACATTAATCTCAAAGAATGTGTTCCTGTCCATGCCTTCTATCAGATAGCCAAACCCACAGTGACGCCAGTAATTTTCtgtaacaaattaaaaacaactgtAAAAAGCTACTAATGCAAATAGATACCctaattatttttcagccatAGTAGAAGATTTAATTTAACAAGATTTATTCATAACTTTAGATGGTTTTAAGCTTAGGCCAAGTTTCTTTGATCAATGCCactatttcatttcttttccaattcCCTGCAATAGTAATCTCATCCTTGCTTTCTGTACCCCAGTAACCTCCTTCAATATTAATAGGAGTTATATACAGGCATCAAAAGGAGATTATTATAGTGACATATCATTTACTCATGATGGATGATTTACATAGAATATGATGCTAATCTATCCTAAAATCTGTAAGCCATATCCTGAATGCTTCAATTATTGAATACGTATTCCTTGCCAAGGAAGAAATGCTTCTGATTTCCCAGTACAATTTATGTGGGATGAACTGCAAGCCTTGCCTGAGCAAGGAATGAACGAGATCTGGATTTCACCCTTTACTATTTCTGCCTTCCTCAATACTTAATGAGCTGGGAACAGGCAGAAACTTAGGAACTGCTCTTCAGCACATCAAATCTGGTAACTCTGGAAGTGTTAATGACACTATTACAGTAGGCCAGACAGTGCTCTGATCTTTCCAGCACAGTTTGGAGATCACATGTACATTACAGCCTAGGTCTAATTGATGCTCTTTGGGGATCAGCAGGAGATCAATACCATAGCTGAAGATCtccatgaaataaataaaaagtccGGGTATTATCTGGGTATTGTTTACAATGTTAATTTCCACCAGAGTGACACTTAATGATAGTGACCTATTTACAAAAAGTTCAAATAAAGGACCTAGGAAAATTAGTCATGTTGGACAGGCATTTGAGATAGGAGGGAAAGAGATACGTGAAAAAACAGCCATTCTGGTATTAGCATTGTGGAAAGAGACTTTAGTCTATGACAGAAGTTGCATTCCTGTccaaaaattttaaacagatttaatCACGCTTCcccttgtttttcagtttgtgtgGCCACTACAAATAGGTAATATTTTATGATTTATAAAAAATCATGCTGTGCTGAAGAGGATTTAAgtacatttaaaagcaaaaaaaaaaaaaacaaaaaaccaaagcaaaacaaaaaacacagcaaaaatttCTACAGCCTTTTTTGAACAGTACCTACCTTGTACACGTCATGCACCGTGGTCAGTCTGTCAAATCTCAGGTACATTGAATTTAACATGAGAACTATCTGAATAGGCTCACATTGGGCACAAATGTTGGTAAAGGTCACCACGTCACTGAACAATACAGTGCACTCCTTGAACTCTCCTGTGAGCAGAAAGAGCAGTGGTTAAGTACTTGCAATGGCTGGACAATCATGGTATCTGTTCAAGACTTGTTTGCACAGATCATCCAGTGACCTATCAGTTGTAATATTCATAAGTGGGTGCTGAGACGAAGGAGAAGTGTCGATATAGACTGTATCAAATGTAAGAATCATTGCACATCTCAACGCAGAGATCTGAATACATCATATACAGGATACACTTAGCTTGTTACCCTTAGTTTCATATATGTACTTACTAAAGGGAATTTAGGCATTTAATTGCTACCCTTAATAACAATGGGAATCATCACAATTCTGTGTTTACAGAGGTACTAAGAGAATAGTCTAGGAAACACCactttcttcatttccttcacTTCTGAGCCCTTGTTTTCCTGTATATCCATGTTAAAACCAAAATCTCAGATTACTGTTGATCACTGAATTTTTTCACTGACTGGGCAGCTACTATCACATTTCACCACCTAAAGAACAATACTGGCAAAGAGCTTCCAAAGCTTTCTTTGAAAGAATAGCCTAATTTTTATTATCAGCGAGATTAAGGGTCTGGGTCATCCTCCTACCCAAGAACGTCACCAAGTACAGAGGACTCCACAGCAGTGGCAaaggggctgtgccagcaccccAGTCTCTTTATCACCATCTCCGAATGCAGAAATCCCACATCCCAAATGATCCTGTTCATTCACCTGCCTCAACTCGCTTCCCCTCTTTCAGCTGGTTGGCCACGTGCTGGGGAAGCATGGCATAGAGCAGAGCTTCAgtcttcttcttctcttcctccaggTGTTTTGACAGGAtcctcagctcttccttcttcctctccagctggtttGAGAGCTCCATCTCTGCCAGTCGCTGCTGATTGAGGAGAATCAAATCCCTGGTCACGTCGTGAGGGGCAATGTCTGCGATGTGCATCTGCCGCTCCTCCAGCTCATGCAAAGTGCGAAGCAAAGGTGAGCAGAGGTAGAGCATGCACTGAAGGGACTCCATCCACATCATCTGGCCTGTGGGGAACAAGTGTCGGCAAGGGTTTTCAGCAGTGTGGCCTTTCACACGGTGCTCAGCATTACTGGTGTTAATTTTAGGGGATGAGTTCCAAGGACAGTGGGTTTCTGTAGGGTCTGGATGATCGcaggaatttgttttctgtgaattaGGGGTGAACATTTTCAGAGGAGCTACACTAGGCAAATAATAAAATGCCAGGACCCAGGAAGCAGTCACTCCCTCACTGCAggtgctgggcagagcccaACTGTGACTCAGGTCTCTTCCTCATGAGGAACCCCAGTGCTCACAAtatctctcctctcctttctgctccctTCTGCATTTCCCCTCCTCTACTGCCTGGTCTTGAGCTGTTCCTGAAGCCAGTCAGTTAGAATCATGCACAGGGGAACCGAGACTCACAGTGATTAAGCAAAACATTTGAAGTTTAATTTCACAGCGCATAGTTTGTGTCCCAGTAAAGTCAATGGCACTTTCCTTCCTGGAAACTGGAGCTTTCCCTCACTATCGTAATCTAAATAAGCAGTTACAAAAATGCCTGAAAGGTAAAAAGGATTTTTGGTGGGCGAttcagttttttggtttttggttgaGGTTTGGTTATGATTCTGCTTtgtatattattattattattagtagtagtattattattattatcttgCTTCACAAGTATCATAGGTTTCTAAACAGCAATCTagaaattcctgtttctttctttctccctcacCTCATCCCCAGGGCTACTGGATGAACAGCTTTAAAAGTAAGAGGATTGAAACATCAGAAATACCATGTGAATTAACCCCCAAAGCATAAGAGAAAGTACAGTTGTACCCATGACTAGTCAAAGTTCCTTGTTTTGGTAGCATTACTTTTTTCAAGGTCTCCCTAAACCCTTAGTTTTTTCTGAATCTCAGGAATACGACATTTTACACTCATTACATAAAGGTGAAAGGAGACAAGAGAAAATTAGGTGACATTACAcagctcagaaaagcaaaattgaaGTCACAGAACACTTAAAGCAAATGTCATTATAGTTAATTACACCAAGCAGAGGATCATCCCATATTCAGTCCTctcagtaaaaataaagcaaatacagtATCTTCTTTGCTGAGATAATTTTAACTTGTAAACTCTTATGTGgctttgggggggggggggggggggggggagtgaAGACAGAAATCAGAATCTGAAAATGtgctacaaaaaataaaagcacagagagctaatctatttttaatcacatttgAAACCCAGCCAGTAGCAAATAACTCCCCTCAAAGGCATAAATTAAGAACAAATAATGTATTCACATGTGGGTTTTGCAGCATCAGAAAACCACCATATTTCTAAGCCTTTCAAATAGGAGCAAAGTTGTTGTTTCTGACTGAAAGCCTTCAAAATCTGGTGAGGTGATAGCAGAATTTGTGTACAAGCATGTCATGTTTCTCTAAACAGAACCATGTAATCTCCTCTCCCAAAGGCTATTTATAGGACTTGAGTGAGGTCAGGAGTGCATCTCCATGTAATTCCTGATTTAATATGAGCACTCGTGCTATTGAAAACAGTGAAGTACCTCTTAGCTCTAGCATTGGCCGTTCTTTCCATGACTCAGGCATCATCTCTCTTCTAGTCTGGAAAACAAATTGGCTGTTGATGAATTTCTGAATGCTGGAGATGGTAAAGGGTACTTCTGGGTGAACGATCCTGAAGTACTGATCCAAGCAGATGCCCATGGTCTGAAGGCCAGGTACAATCTTTTGAATGCTCACCCCAGCTTGCTTCACTTTgagcttaaaaagaaaacataggCCATGTGTTACAATTCATGTCCCTTTGGGTTCAGACCAAGCTACAGCTGATTGCTGTTTATACATTTCCACACACTGAGCCTTGCTAGAGTATGTGGCTTATTTCTGAGCAGAATTTCTACCTTGTTAGTAGTTACTACACAGCTCTGAATGCATGCCCTTTATAGCAAGGCAAAGCCCCAGGAAAAGAATGTTGTTAATTAAGTGTTCCTTCCTGTCAATTgtgaaaaatccccaaaactaCCTGCTATTATCCCTGCTTGCATTTGTGTAGGCCTAACAAACAGGTAGCTGCAGGAGAAAGTTAGAGACACCAGAGTGTCTTGTATTCCAAAATGACAATAACTGTGGCATAGAATGGCTTggcaaatattaattttctaataGATGCCATGGGTTACTTTCTCTTAACTGGGTGTAAAGGTTTAGTCATTCTTCTTTACTCTGCTGACCATATGTGAGCTCttaaattctgcagaaatgttCTTCTCTGCTTGTCATTAGTTATTGAAGCTCTGACCCAGCTACCAGGAATGGGTGTAGGACTTGTCTTCTTTGCACACTAGTAATCTTATTAAATTATGCATAAAATATGGCCCTCTTGAAAGGTTAAAGACGCTGTATTTTGGCTGATGTGGACAGTAGCACGAAGCAGGTTGTGTGCTCTGGAAATCTCGATCAGCATGATATCAAAACATGTTCCCTGAGGGGAATGTGGTCAGCATTCTTCTGCTGTCCCATCCtcagtttctcctttctttgctcCTGTCTTAAGCCAATATTCTCTCCACCGAGTTCGGagcaagaggagctggagcttgGTGGGAACCCAGGCTAGTTGGGAACCATCCAGAGGGCAGCCCTGACAGGGGGCTGCAGAGTATGTGTGCAAAGGAGAGGAGACTCAATCCTGCCCCAGAAGGTAAAGAGATTTTTGGGTCCTAGATGGGGCTGCATGCTGCCTGATTTGGTAGGTAGCTGGGTTTTCCCAGCAGAAGCATGTCTCAGGAAGCACATAGAGCCTcacctgccagcagagccctcaAAGCCTTGGGATAGATTAATAGGAGGAGAAGGGGACTAACTTGGCAAAGCCAATTTAAAGGATGGGACATGTCTCTGGTATATCCAGGGACAGGAAGGTGGCCAGAAACCTCGAAAAATTCTGCTTAGTATTTGGTAACAGATAGACTGCTGCAATAAACCTTGCTGGCATTCCTGCAGCTGTTTCAGACATGGTAAACTCAATAAATTCAAAGGAGATTCCTGTCTGCAGTGATCCAGAGAGAGAGTTGCTTTTTTTATTGCATGTCTCTGTACAGAGTACTTCTGCAAATCCTGTGAGTGTGTactgcacacagagcacatgCAGCAGGGAACTGTAGGACAGTCAAAATAGAGGGAAATTACTACGAGGTTTATGCAAACTAAGGGCCCTGACCACATGCTTGTCCTACCTCTTTGTCAAAAACCATATGAAAAGGAAGTCcattgcaaaatgtttttgtgtCAATCCAGAGGCTCTTGGGATAAACAGGATCAAATCCTCTCAGGAGCTTACCTGTGGTGATAAATGTATAGTCTTTAAATCAGGCTGCACCTCATAAAGCCCATCAGCATTACTTTTTGCCACTCAGTGAAACAGGACCCTAGATCATAATGACTGAAGACAAAGCAAACAGTGTGGGGGCCCAGAAATGAGCACACATCTGTGCTAAATGCTCTGCCGTGTAATCCACAGCTGATTGGCAACTAATCTGAGTTGGCTGGGTGTTTAAAACTTAAGCACACAAAAACCACAGAGCACTAGATGCATGAGattatgtggaaaaaataagaatagaTTAACAACTGTAGATGTTACTCCTCTATGAATCTGCAGATGCCATAGCAATATGACACAGCTACATCCCACAAAAATGTGCCCAGAAGTGGATTTAATACACTTTGCCAGCTCCTAAGAAacacttagagaaaaaaaaaaaaccaacatctTGGCAATACTGAACTAGATTTTCATTCCTtctgaaaaattccttccattttataaacatatataaacaTCTAATATATAGAGGTACAAACAGAGATTGCTAGATTAGCAGTAGACTTTTGGTAGTGGAGGATGTAATTTGGCTTTCAAAATTTACTACAGTTGATAGTTTTGGGACGGAATAGTATCTACCGAGTtaaaaaacatgcttttaaatTCAGCATCTTAAACCAAGTGACACGACAATGAAGAATCAAATTCACCACACAATGGCATTTTATAGAAGACTTTTCAGATGAAAGCCCTGTTTAAGAGACAAAAGTGACAGGTCATATTCCATTTAAGTATCTGTCATTACTAAGCATGCTTATTATCTGCAATTTTTCTTTGATCATCAATgtcaaactgaaagaaacttaaccagaaacattttgaaaacttgCAGAGGAAATATAAATGGTAACTTCAAAATGGATGGGTGGGTGGGGATAGGGAGGCTTACTGACTTTCTTGCTGAAGAGACTCAGAAATGATGACAAGCTCTCTCTGAACAATCGCTCACCTTTTCCTAATGTGATTATTCCTCTTAATGTTTTCCAGTGACTTTTCTTAACAGGACAAACAGAGTTTCCTCTGTCTCCATTTGCATTCTTGGCTTTTCCTAGGTCCTGTTGAAATAAATCCAAAGGGAAATTCAAAGGTgattttactttaaatatattttagtaatATGCTGatatgaatattaaaataccTCTTTATTCAGTCGGTTCTCAAATTGTTTTTCAGAGTCAACAAGACATCgagatgaggaagaaaattcaCTTCTTTCTTTGCATGGAAATAGAGGGGTTTGAGTGACAAGAAAAACAATATGTTCTTTTTTCCCggttctttcttcttcttctgtttgATTGACTATTTTCATTGAAATCtcaatgttaaaaaaatccagGGCTGCTGCACTGATGATtcctgaagaagaaacaaaagacaaGGTATTGCCAAGAACAAAACCTTTTCAATTCCCCTTTTAGAGGGCCCACAGTGGAATCTCACTGTTTCAGAAATCACTTTTCCAAAGGActctggaagaagaaagcaacCCATGTCGTTCTTGCTACCGTTGCCATGATGAGAATATGCACACAGGAGGTCAGCTTTAAAGttactgctgcttttgcctTGGCTGAGGACAAATGCTTATTTTCACtaggagcagcccagcaggatCTCTGAAGAATGTGTTCAAGTAGCCATAGAGCAATAATATGAATTCCCATTAACCCAAAAAGTGCAGGGAGTCTAAAGAAATTCTGCTATACAATCTATTTCAATTGCTGAAGAAtattatattttgaaaggaaggaaataccTTTCATGCAGATGCAAAATCAGTTTCTCATCTCTGATTAGGTATTAGGCAAAATACTGGACAATGACATCAAAAGCTCTGTCTGACattccaaatatttctgtgctttcaatATTAAATGAGTTTTGACAAAGGGGGAAGTTCTGATGAACTTCTAAATTCAGCATTATTTATGAAAGAAAGGAATATGATCTTCTCTTACAGACCTATAGCTGTCCAATCCTTGCACAATTACAGCTCAGGAGATTCTGGTAAATTCAGATAAAAGATTCAGTTTTGAGCAGGGTTCAGTAGGAGTTTCACAGATTGGATGTACTACAGGGTGGATGACTGTCTTGAACTCAACTAGAATTTCTACttcactgtaatttaaaaagcacGAGTCACCAAGAATTAATAAACAGTTAGACACAATACACTTCATGAACTTTAATTCTTCTTCCAGGGACGGAATTCTATAGCAAGAAGGGACAATTACAGCCCGGGTTGTCATACAGTACATTTTGATGAAAGTTATTGGGAGCTAGGAGTGATCAGGCAGTAGGGAAATACTGAGTTCAGGTGTCTGGAGACCGAACGCTGCCACGCTTCAATTCCATGGCCAGTCCTCATCTGAAAAAAGATACTGAACTCTGAGTGCATTTGCAAATATATGATTATTCTGTATATATATTGCATTGATCTGTACTCTGCATTTTGTCTCATTACCTGGCACAATATGGCACAGACCTCTTCTGTCTGAATAGTAATGTAAATTCATTGACCCATCTTCATTCTTTTCCACTCTAAAAGATGGTGCATTCATCtcctgaggaaaaaacaaacaaaaccaaacccaaaatctcaatatctttttctgaaaaagactACTGATGGATTCTACTTTGATAAAAGCATCTCATGCCTTAATAACATAAACTGTAATATGAATAagctgaaaaacataaaattaaatattctcaCCTGTGAAGGAAAATCTGCTATGCTTTAAAGCCAATGTACCAAATAATACCTAATGTTGAAGACTAGTCAAAACTAATCATTTTTAGATATTGTCCTAACATTTCAGAGTCATCTGTCTCAGAACGTAGGAGAACATgctttggtgatttttttcattatttattcaCACCTAGGAGATGCTGTTCCTTGTGTTATGAACTCTGGCAGAGTCCATCCATACCTGCTCAGCAGTTACTACTCGGACTTGCCTGGTAAGAAAGGGACAGGTAGCTGTGCAATGCATCCAGGTTCTCTATGAACTCATAGAGATTTCCACCCAGTGTCCTCAGCATGTGGTCATAGCCTGAGCGCTTACAGAATTCAAAGAAATACTTTCCAAACTCGCTCAGAACAGTGTCAGCAGGAACACCTGGCAAAATAAAGATACCTTAAGAAATAAGAAAGGTTTGCAAGTTCTTGCAATGCTGTCAGGTGGATTAAGAATGAAGGCAGAAAATTTGCAATACAGGGAAGACATTCCCAAGggcacaggagaaaaaacctgggcTGCAGTCTCAGGCTTGACCCAGGATGGTTCATTTTTGAGGCATGCTAGCACATACCTAATACTTTGCAGGCTTTGTCGACGAGCTGCATTGTGATCTCATCTTTGTAAACCTCAAAAGTCAAGAAAGAATCCTGGACTCCAGCCTGCAGCCTAAAGCAGAGAAGACAATATTCTTgtttcagcagtgctggaaataCAACACACTTGGGTGACCCAACTGGCATTTCTTAAGTACTGTTTGCTGTGAATGCAAACACTACTTCACCTGATGATGTAAGTTTAATATtaaattgctttaaattaattaaattgcTTTAACATGGCTGAATGGCGGTGTCCACCTgtccatttctgctttttcacattATGGTAAAACTCTATCAAGGATTAGGACATCTTACTGTGGGGTGCTAGAGCAAGTGGACTCTTAGTTTGTCTTCTGGTCTACTGGCTTGTCGTTCAATGTGGCCACAATATCCAGCTCTTTGAGGCTCCCCAAacctgctgatttttttatattggCTTCAATGGATAATATATGTATGTACCTAAATATCATTTATGTATGTTGGAAATACTACATAGCTCataaagacaaaaccagagATGATACAAGGCCAGAttgaatggggctttgagcaacctggtctagtggaaggttccctgctcatggcaggggaaTTGGAACCAGATGATGTATGATTTAGCTGCTTTTCTGAGAGTAGTGGAATTAAACTGACTTTATATTAAGGATGACATCTTTTCAGTGTAATTACTTCTCGATATTGTCATGCTGAGCCAGTGAGTCTATTGCAAAATTGTCTATAAGACTAAATGTCATCTTTAATTATCTGATATGACAAATTAATTGGGACAAATTAGTATCAGAGGATGAAGTGTTACAAGGCAAGAAACTGTCCCTCTTAGTTACTCCTAATAATTACTTGAGATACACATCAGCTACCATTTACCAATGAGAAATTACATCCTCTGTTGCTGAAttcctgtgcattttctttcaacGCACTACGTTTATTGGCAACACATTACCTTAATTTTTCCCATGTTTCTTCGCCATACTTTTCAACCACCAAAGACTTCAGGCATGTGTTTATAAATCCAtactgcaaaagcaaatatatGAACATGGAAAAGACCTACTGGTTTTTCAAGTGCTGCCCCAACACACCactattttgtatttcagattcCTCTGCTAATTTTATATTGCAAGAGAGAAAGTAATAATGCTTGACGGCCTAAAGAGAAAGTAATATTGTTTGACAGCCATTGTATCTTTCAGTAAACAGCGCAGCCTATTCCTCAGCGTTTCACAAGCAttcagcagaagagaagaaacaacCAACGCTGTTTTGCAGAGAAGGGCCCGAGGCCCCGCCGGCCGGGGATGCGCTGTGCCGTGGCTGCGGCCGGAGCTCGGCGCTGCAGCGCGGGCACAGCAGCCACGCACGGCTGCCGCATCTGCGGAGACTCGGCCGTGCCGCGACTGCTGCGGTTCTGCCTTAGCACTGACGGACCCGCCACTGGGGATCGGGAAACGCTAAAAGAGCGGCCCGAGCAGCGCTGTCAGAGCGGCAGCAGCCGAAGGATGATACGGTCCGAATACCCCAAAGCCTGCGGGTCAGCACCCTGTCCCGACACGGCGGCAGCAGGCgctcagcccctgctctcaggctggcaggggctgcccgtCTGTCTGTCCGTCTGTCCCCAGCAGGAGATGCCTGTCTGTCTCCGGCCGCAGCTGTCTGTCCACGACAGGAGCTACCTGTCTGCCTGTGTGTCCCCAACAGGAGCTACCTGTCTATCTGTCGGCCCCCGGTAGgagctgtctgtctgtctgtcccggcccgccccgccgccccgctcACCATCCTGCCGCTGCCGCCGGTCCCGCTGTGTTGCCCGCTGCCGGCCCGGGGGGCGGCGGCCCGGCcaggcccggccccgccgcgctcgCCCGCGGCGGTGACACCCGGTGGCACCCGGTAGCACCCGGTGGCACCCGGTGGCCGCGGGCACGGACGCGCCGCCGGCGCTCGGAGCGGCCCCGAGCGGCGCGGTCCCGGGTCCCCTCCGCGCCCCCCACGGGCTCGGCTGTTTTCCGCAGAAGAGGCGCGTTTCCCGCAGCTGTGGCTGTGTCGGGAATTGAGTGCTGCCGAGGAGCATCCCGGGGCCACGGCATCGCCGGCACGACGGCAGCTCACGGCACGTCCCCCGTCCCGGTGCCCGCTGCCCGCTGCTGGAGCCCAGGCAGGACGTGGTGTGGTCAGCCCCAGCTGGACACTGCCTGGCACGGCCGGGATCATCGGGTCCCAACCTCCGGAGGGCAAGGAGCCGGGAGAGTGGCAAGGAGGTTTCTTGCCAAGGCTTTCTTAGAACTGCCCttagcagagcaggagcagaaatggTGGAGTCAATAGCCACCCTTACCCAAGGACAGGAGGTTTGTGGGGAGAAGCAGCACTTTCCGTTCTACTGCTACCAAGCTGTGAGTTGCTGCCAGAGGCCTGACAAGAAGCAGGAGGTGAAGCTCCCTGCATGTGGCTGCCATCATCCAGGCTGTGTCTGCAGCCACCCAGCTTGTCCGACAGGaaaggacagcagcagggataTTAACAGGAACGCAGTGATTGGTGTTAGGTGCAATGAATTCATGGGGTTTGGTGCTTGGCAGAGTTACCTCATTTCCTAcgtttatttttttaaataattgtttgtAGAGTGAGAGATTTCAGTGATTTGAGAGTGAGTCCTGAGGGGACACAATGAAGAACTATTTGGGGAAAACCCCTCTCCCCTTGATAAAGATGAGCTTCTGTCCTCCATCAGCCAAactggcacaggcagccctgtgGGTGCTGAAAGCCCTGTGTCACCCACCTCATTGCTGCTGTTTGGTGCAGGTTGTGGGATGCTGTAG encodes the following:
- the LOC104693425 gene encoding guanylate cyclase soluble subunit beta-2-like, encoding MYGFINTCLKSLVVEKYGEETWEKLRLQAGVQDSFLTFEVYKDEITMQLVDKACKVLGVPADTVLSEFGKYFFEFCKRSGYDHMLRTLGGNLYEFIENLDALHSYLSLSYQEMNAPSFRVEKNEDGSMNLHYYSDRRGLCHIVPGIISAAALDFFNIEISMKIVNQTEEEERTGKKEHIVFLVTQTPLFPCKERSEFSSSSRCLVDSEKQFENRLNKEDLGKAKNANGDRGNSVCPVKKSHWKTLRGIITLGKGKLLRGFDPVYPKSLWIDTKTFCNGLPFHMVFDKELKVKQAGVSIQKIVPGLQTMGICLDQYFRIVHPEVPFTISSIQKFINSQFVFQTRREMMPESWKERPMLELRGQMMWMESLQCMLYLCSPLLRTLHELEERQMHIADIAPHDVTRDLILLNQQRLAEMELSNQLERKKEELRILSKHLEEEKKKTEALLYAMLPQHVANQLKEGKRVEAGEFKECTVLFSDVVTFTNICAQCEPIQIVLMLNSMYLRFDRLTTVHDVYKVETIGDAYMVVGGVPVPVPTHAERVANFALGMIMAAKGVQNPVSGNPIQIRVGIHTGPVLAGVVGEKMPRYCLFGDTVNIASRMESHGVPSKIHLSSSAYQCLKYKNFEITERGEIEVKGKGKMHTYFLIRNKSATENEIMGRPMKDLDSGHESVQSLPEGKTETIPSSHQPATQTQPEKDQTPAIAMKYVDGPTDAQNSFKRRNQMKVGDLTGKTCDSKSDGSLHGNQQADDSSRPPNQGRVKPAAEEPQNRNVRSNFCTLL